Genomic segment of Calditrichota bacterium:
CAAAGTAGGTGAACCGCGGGCAAAAAAGATAGGCCATCACCTGCGTGATGGTGATGCTGACATTGGGTGTCTCAGAGAAAGAGGGCTCTGACTTCATCGGTCACCAGCTCCTTGTCAAAGGCCTGACCGAGCAGCCGCACCCGTGCAAAGTCGTCCTTGCACATGGGAAATAGGTACACCGAATCGCGCGTTTCGTCTATGAGTTTTGCGATGCGCAGCGCCAGCTCATCCACCTGCGTGGCGTTGAGCTCGCCCAGAAAGACTGACTTTTGCACCCGATAGATGCCAGCATT
This window contains:
- the cas2 gene encoding CRISPR-associated endonuclease Cas2; protein product: MLVWVVYDIEKNPVRNKVAKACLNAGIYRVQKSVFLGELNATQVDELALRIAKLIDETRDSVYLFPMCKDDFARVRLLGQAFDKELVTDEVRALFL